From the Candidatus Manganitrophaceae bacterium genome, the window CTTTCTGATTACCCCTGCGGCATACCACCGCATCGTAGAGGAAGGGGAGAACAGCGAGCGTTTCCATCGTCTCGCCAGCCGGTTCATCCTGATGGCGATGGTCCCGCTGGCATCGGGCATTACAGGAGATTTCTTCCTGGTGCTCCGAAAGGTCACCGGTTCCATTCCCCTCTCGACGCTCCTGGCGGCGGCAACCCTCTTCTTCTTTTACGGTCTCTGGTTTGGATTCCCCCTTTATCGGCGGAGCCATCCGAGGGAGAACGAAGGGAAGCCGATTTTCATTGCCGCCAAATGAACGAGGGGCTAACGGTCATCCGGCGAGGTCATCCTGGAAGTCATCCGGAAGGCGGCGATAAGCGCCGGACCTCTTCCGGCGTCAGAGGGCGGAGGCCGCCGGGCGGCAGATTGCCGAGCAAGAGGCCGCCGACTGCGACACGGATGAGGCGTTCCACCCGGTGGCCGAGCGCCTCGCACATGCGGCGGACCTGACGGTTTCTTCCCTCTTGGAGGGTCAGCACGAGCCACTCTTCGTGTTTGACGTGGAGGAGAGCGGCCTTCGCCGGCGCCGTCGGGGTACCGTCGAGGAGGATACCGCTCCGAAGGCGCGCCATGTCCTCTTCCGAGACCGGCCGGCCGAGTTTCACATGATAGACCTTGGGTACTTTCGAGTCGGGGGCCGAGATGCGGTTTCCCCACTGGGTATCATTTGTCAGGAGAAGCAGCCCCGCCGTCTCCTTGTCGAGACGTCCGACCGGAAAGAGCCACCGACCCTCCTCGCCTAAAAGATCATAGACCGTTTTTCTCCCCCGCTCATCGGAGCGGGTCGTCACCACTCCGGTCGGCTTGTGCATCATCAGATAGATCGGCGCCGCCCGACGGATGACCCGCCCATCCACCCGGAGGACCTCCCGATCGGGATCAACGCGGACCTCCGGATTGGTCAGACATTTCCCATTCACCGAAACCCGTCCCGACTCAATCAGCGTGCGGGCCTGACTGCGCGAGGCGACCCCAAGCTTGGAGAGGGCGCGGGCGAGACTGACCTTCCGATCCATTCGAGCCTCCGCGGGTCGAGCCGCCGCAGGGCGGGGAGCCGCGGGGCGGGCGGCGTGGCTTCGGCCCGGTTTTAATTTCCCCTTTTTCTCTCCATGAGCAGGGTCACCCACTCTCCCCTCCTGAGCTTTTTTAAGACGAGAAATCGCTTCCGATACCGCGCGAGAACCCCCGCTGTTTCAGTCTTTAACATCCCGGAGAGGATCAGCTTCCCCCGCGGCGGAATCAATGCCGACCACCGTTCGGAGAGAGAAAGCAAAAGCGGTCCGGTCAGATTGGCAACCCCCCAACGGTATTGCGCCTCCGAAGGGATCGTTTTACGGAACAGGATCCGGGAGGCGACCCCATTCACCCGCGCATTTTTTTTCGCCGCCGCCAAGGCGACCGGATCATTTTCGACCGCCGTGACCGCCGCCATTCCCAAGCGGACCGCGGCAATCGCCAGAATCCCGCTTCCGGTCCCGAGGTCGAGGAGCGGACCGCGGCGCCTGCCGGAGATCAGCGTTTCCAAAAGGGTGAGACAGCTCCGTGTCGTCGCGTGCGTGCCGGTGCCGAAGGCCATACCGGGGGCGATTTGAATGACCTTCCGGCCGGTCGGGTTCGCCAAAGGGAAATGCCACGGCGCCCCGATGAGGAGCCGTTTCCCGATTCGCTGAATGGGAACCGAATGCCGTTGCCAGGCGGTCTGCCACTCCTCTTCGGGAAGGAGCGCCGAAGCAACGGACGCTTCTTGATCGATTCCTCTCGCGCGAAGCCCGCTCCGCATGGCCTCCACCCTCCCTCTTTCCTCCGAGGGAAAGAAAACCCGAAGGCGGATGAAACGATCGGCCGGTTCCACCCAGACCCCGCCGGCCGCTAAATCGATCAACAACGCAGTCGCCTCCGCCTCAAGCTCAAGCGGAAGCGTAAGAGTGATCTGGCGCCAGAGGCGCCCTGAAGAATTAAGCGGAGACATCGGCTGATTCTAGCACGGAATAATCTCCGGCTCCATTGTCTTGTGAAGGAGGTTGCACTTCATCTGCAAAAGGATGGAGATGCCGCCGAAATAATCAAAACCACTTTGGTTGTTTTTCAAAAGAGCGGCTGGCACCATCCTTGCTTATTCAGGTAGACCGATTCGGTGGGAATCGGTACCGATGCAGATGGATGAACCTCTCTGTAAGAAAGAACCTGTGAATTTATTTCATTCGCTCCGCTTGAGCTCTTCTTCCCGGATTTTCCCGGCGCAATGGTTCCGCGCCGTAGAGACGCTGGTCGTCGTGCTGCTCTTGAGCGCCTGCGGCAGCGGCGGTTCTCCTTCTTCATCCGATCAACCGATTGTTTCCAAAATCAGCATCACGCCGACCACCCCGGCCCCTATTGTCGTCGGGACGGACGAGAAGTTTGTGGCGACCGTGCTCGATCCGGCGGGGCAAGCGATCCCTTCCGTCAATGTCAGCTGGCAGATCAGCAACCCAGCGGTGGCCACGGTCGATTCGAACGGCGTGGTAAAAGGACTGGCGAATGGAACGGCCAACTTGACCGCTTCCTTTGGATCGGCCACCAGTGATCCCGTGACGCTTCAGATCATGTTGCCTCCTTCTCAACCTCCGCCGCGTCCTTCCATTGCGACGGTGGAAGTAATGAGCGCCTCCCCTTCGGGGGCGGTCTCAGTCGGCAACCAAGTTCACTTTACGGCCGTCGCAAAAGATGCCGCCGATCAGCCCATTTCGGGCGTGGTCTTTACCTGGAGCTCCAGCGCGCCCGAAATTGTTTTGATTGACCCTAGCGTTGGATTAGCGACGGCCAAGGCGCCGGGGACGGCGACGATCACCGCAACGGCCGACGATGGAACAAGCCACGGCTCAAACAACTTAACCGTCCTTGCCAACAAAGCGCCGATCGCTCAGATGACGCCGAATCCGACGAGTGGCACCGCACCGCTGACGGTCACCTTTAACGGCGCAACCTCCTCTGATCC encodes:
- a CDS encoding 50S ribosomal protein L11 methyltransferase, producing MSPLNSSGRLWRQITLTLPLELEAEATALLIDLAAGGVWVEPADRFIRLRVFFPSEERGRVEAMRSGLRARGIDQEASVASALLPEEEWQTAWQRHSVPIQRIGKRLLIGAPWHFPLANPTGRKVIQIAPGMAFGTGTHATTRSCLTLLETLISGRRRGPLLDLGTGSGILAIAAVRLGMAAVTAVENDPVALAAAKKNARVNGVASRILFRKTIPSEAQYRWGVANLTGPLLLSLSERWSALIPPRGKLILSGMLKTETAGVLARYRKRFLVLKKLRRGEWVTLLMERKRGN
- a CDS encoding rRNA pseudouridine synthase, which codes for MDRKVSLARALSKLGVASRSQARTLIESGRVSVNGKCLTNPEVRVDPDREVLRVDGRVIRRAAPIYLMMHKPTGVVTTRSDERGRKTVYDLLGEEGRWLFPVGRLDKETAGLLLLTNDTQWGNRISAPDSKVPKVYHVKLGRPVSEEDMARLRSGILLDGTPTAPAKAALLHVKHEEWLVLTLQEGRNRQVRRMCEALGHRVERLIRVAVGGLLLGNLPPGGLRPLTPEEVRRLSPPSG